The Trichomycterus rosablanca isolate fTriRos1 unplaced genomic scaffold, fTriRos1.hap1 scaffold_194, whole genome shotgun sequence genome includes a region encoding these proteins:
- the LOC134306489 gene encoding SAYSvFN domain-containing protein 1-like yields the protein MWSESNHCDSTHQDSSDWLLDSAVGRWLGVDRLAVTNLTLLKVLLWLVLLGLFCELDFGLPFFLISLFYWLYEGLRSPTLRRPGEMSAYSVFNPDCQPILGTLTAEQLEGEMGYRLLNTGART from the exons ATGTGGAGTGAGTCAAATCATTGCGATTCGACTCAT CAGGACAGCTCGGACTGGTTGCTGGACAGCGCGGTGGGCCGCTGGCTGGGCGTGGACCGTTTGGCCGTCACTAACCTGACCCTGCTGAAGGTGCTGCTGTGGCTGGTTCTGCTGGGTCTCTTCTGTGAGCTGGACTTCGGGCTTCCCTTCTTCCTCATCTCTCTGTTCTACTGGCTGTACGAGGGTCTGCGCAGCCCCACGCTCAGGAGACCCGGAGAGATGAGCGCCTACTCCGTCTTCAACCCCGACTGCCAGCCCATCCTGGGGACGCTCACCGCCGAACAGCTGGAGGGCGAGATGGGCTACAGACTCCTAAACACCGGGGCACGGACGTAA